The Magnetococcales bacterium genome includes the window CGGCAAATCGTCGCGGCAATGCTTTCCGCCATTGACGCATTGGAGTATCGTGAGGCCATTGCTCAGATGGAGAAACTCGCCATGCAGATGGCCTTCACGTTGGAGAAGGAGCCGCCGACATGAACCCCGCCTCCGACCAAGCCACCCTTCTTATCATTGACGACCAACCGACAAATATTAAGGTTCTGAACGAAGTCCTGAAAGAGGATTATCGTATAATATTCGCCGTCCGGGGTGATGAAGGATTGGAACTGGCCCGGGAACAGTTGCCCGATCTGGTCCTTCTGGACGTAATCATGCCGGAGATGGATGGCCATGAAGTCTGCCGGCGGCTCAAACTGGACGATAAAACCCGGGACATTCCCATCATCTTCATAACCTCCCTTCAGGTGAAGGAGTTCGAAACCGCCGGCTTGCTCCTGGGGGCAGTGGATTACGTCACCAAGCCTTTTCATGCGGAAATCGTCCGGCTGCGCATTCGCAATCAGCTTGAATTGAAACAGCACCGCGACCATCTGGAAAAAATCGTGGCCGCACAGACCGCCCAGTTGCGACTGGCCAAAGAGGCCGCAGAGGCCGCAGACCGCGCCAAGGCCGATTTGATGATGCTCTTCAGCCACGAGTTGCGCACGCCGCTGAACGGCATCATCGGCTTTCTGGACCTGCTCTCCTCAACCGGATTGGATCGCCATCAACAGGAATATGTCGATACGGTGAACCGTTCCGCCCAAACCCTGGCCGATATGGTGGAAAAGATTCTGGACCTGGTTGGCCTGGAGCTGAACGAAAGCACCCCTCCCCGGCAGCCCTTCAATCTGGAGATCCTGCTGCTGGAGGTGGTGCAGCGGTTTGCCCCGATCGCCGCGAACAAAGGTCTGGAGCTGAACCTGCAGGTCGATTTCGCCACGCTGCCCCCGGTGACGGGAAGTCGTAACCATCTGGGAAAGATTCTGGGCCACCTTCTGGACAATGCCATCAAGTTCAGCGAAACAGGCCGAATCCGTCTCGAAGTAAGCCTTACGGAAAGGAGCGGTCAGTTGCGCTTTGCCGTTAGCGATACGGGCATCGGCATCGAGAAGGGGCTTCAGGAGGTCATTTTTCACTCCTTCACCCAAGGCGAGAAGACCTTGACCCGGCGTCACGGTGGGCTTGGCATGGGCTTGGCCTATTGCCGCAAAGCCCTCTCCCGGCTCTTCGACAGCGAGCTGCGGGTGGAGAGCGAACCGGGCCGGGGCAGTGTTTTTCACTTCGAGGCCTGCCTCGGTGCTTCGTGAGGCGCGGACACCATGTTGCCCGAGTCGACACGCTCCACCCTGCTGATCATTGACGACCAACCAGCCAATATCACGGCGCTCTCCGGGATTTTGAAGGCCGAGTACCGGATTCTGTTCGCCACCAGCGGTCGGGAAGGTCTGAATCTCGCCTGGGAGCAACAACCGGACCTGATCCTGCTGGACGTGGTCATGCCGGAGATGGATGGTCATGAAGTCTTCCGGCAGTTGAAAGATCACGATACCACCCGGGAAACACCCCTCATCTTCATCACCTCCCACCAATCACGGGAATTCGAAGCCGCCGGACTGCTGATGGGAGCGGTGGACTACATCACCAAACCGTTTCATCCGGAAATCGTCAAGCTGCGTGTACGCAACCAGATGGAGTTGAAACGCCATCGGGAAAATCAGCAGCACATGATGGAGAAGCTGCGTCAGAGCGAGGAGATGCGACGCCTGATCATCGATAACACCCCCTGCGGTATCGTCGCCACCGATGAAAAAGGACGGATCCAGGTATTCAACACGGCTGCGGAAAACCTCTTCGGCTACAGCAAGGAAGAGGCCTTTGGTCGAAACGCGCTGGAAATGGTCCCCACGAATCTGCAGCAATTGACCTGCGAAATCTTCCGGAGTTTCCTCAAAGCCGACAATCTCTCCACCCTCGGGCTCATTCCCTTCGAAATGGAAGCCGTGCGCCACGATGGCGTTGTGTTTCCCGTCCGCATGGCCATCAACCCGGTGAAAACCGCCGATGGCACCTCCTACGTCGGCATGATCGTCGACATTAGCGGAGAAAAACGCCTATTCGAAGAGGTCGCGCGTCTGGAAAAAACCATCATCGAAAGCGCCCCTTTCGGAATCATCGTGGCGGACGACGAACTCTCCATTCGCATGTTCAACGCCGCTGCCGAAATTCTCTTCGACTATCAGCGGGAGGCCATCATCGGCCAAAGCGTGATCAGTCTGTTGCCCCTTTCACTGTATGAAACGTTCGAAAAGGGGGTGGCCCATTACCGTGCCCTGGGCGAACTGCCTTTCCCGGAAGGACTCTTTTTCGAGGTACGGGCCAAACGTCGCAATGGCCAGGAGTTTCCGGCCCGACTCGCCGTCAATCGCATGGAAATTGCCAGTCACGCCTCCTTCGTGGCCATGGTTGTCGATATCACCGAGGAGAAACGGCTGCTGTCGGAGCTGGTGCAGTCGGAAAAAATGGCCGGGTTGGGTGGGCTGGTGGCGGGTGTGGCCCATGAGATCAATACCCCGGTCGGCAACGGAGTCACCGCCATTTCGGAATTGCAGGATCGGCTGGATGCCTTCATCCGCCTGGCAGATGAAGAAGGCCTCAGCGAGGAGGAGTTGAAGGATCATCTGGCATCGACCCAACGCCTGGTCAGGCTGGCCCGCATCAATCTGGAACGCGCCACGGAGCTGATGCGCAGCTTCAAATCCGTGGCGGTGGATCAATCCAGCGAGCAGTTGCGTACCTTCAAGCTGCGCGCTTACGTGGAATCAGCCATCACAACGCTGCATCACCGCCTCAAAAACACCCGGATTTCCATCATGATCCTCTGTCCCCAGGACCTGGAAATCCGCAGCTACCCCGGGGCCATTTCCCAAATCGTGATCAATCTGATCGAAAATGCCCTGCTTCACGCCTTCCCCGGCGATGACTACGGATTGATCACATTGACTTTCACCCGGATGGGGGAGCGCCTGCACTTCACCTATCAGGACAATGGCCAGGGCATGACGGAGGAGATCCGGCAACGCATCTTCGAACCCTTCTTCACCACTCGACGGGACCACGGGGGCAGCGGTTTGGGCATGCACATCGTCTACAACCTGGTAACCAGCACCTTCGGAGGCACCATCTCCTGCCAGAGCAGCCCCAACCAGGGCGTGACCATTCAGATTGATATGCCCATGCATATGCGCTAATTCGGCCTGAACCGTCGCGGGGATTATTGAAATACGGCCCGGATCATGCCATGATTTCGAGTCGTTGAAGCTGTTGTTCCCGGTTTATCCCGTCTTCTTCATAAATTTCGTCACCAAACCGGCCAGGGCGCGTCAGGACAAGGCGCGCGCCGCATCGACAACCCGGACCGTGGCCGTTCCACGATGAGGATCGTCGAGCGGGCATAACGCAGTCAGGGTGCATTCCGGGTCCGGATGCAGCAGAAGTTTATGAATGAAACGGGTTTATCGCTCTCCGGCAGATTCCGATCGCATCGACGCCTCGTTTTTCCCAAAAGATCGAATGTGGATGATCGATAAAAACATGCCCCGGATTCTCCTTGTCCCTACTGCACACCTCCTGGAAGACTGTGCCGCGCATGTTCGATTCCCGTAAACGCGAGCCGATCCGCCTGGGTCTGATGCCACCGCTGACCGGTATCGTCGCCCTGTACGGCCCCGAAATCGTCTGGTCGGCCCGCATCGCCTGTGAGGAGATCAACGAACGGGGTGGCGTGCTGGGACGCCCGCTGGAACTCTTTATCGAAGACGATGGCAGTTTGCCCCAAAGTGCCGTCACCGCAGCCAAACGCCTGGTCGTGGAACACCGCTGCGCCGCCCTGATCGGCAATCTGCTTTCCAACTCCCGCATCGCCGTTGCCAACCATGTCGCGGAAGCCTACCAGATCCCCTACCTGAACTTCTCCTTCTACGAAGGCAGCATCTCCAGCCGCTATTTTTTCCATTTCGCCGCGCTGCCCAACCAGCAAATCGACCGGATGATCCCCTGGATGGGAAAACATCACGGCGTCAAGATGTTTTTTGCCGGCAACAACTACGAGTGGCCACGGGGCTCCATCGACGCCGCCAAGCGGATTTTGCGCAAAATCGACGGTGATGTCGTTGGCGAGGAGTATCTGCCCATCGGCGCCACCTCCGCCGAAATCGAAGCGCTGCTCGACAAGGTGGCCCGGTCCGGCGCCGACTGTTTTGTGCCCTATTTCGCCGGAGCCGATCAGATCGCCCTGCTCAACCGCTTCGCCGAAGTGGGTCTGAAGGAGCGCATGGCGGTGGTCATGGGACACTACGACGAGGTCATGGTCTCCCATCTCTCCCCCAAGGTACGAGAGGGATGCTACTCCAGCAATACCTATTTCATGTCGGTAGACACTCCCGAGAATAAACTCTTCCTGGAACGGCTCTCCCGGTATCCGGGCATCGACGCCCTCTGGCCCCTGGGCAGGGGAGCCGTCAGCAATTTCGGGGAAGGCACCTATCTCTGCGTCAAGGCCTTTGCCAAAGCGGCGGAAACCGGGGGGAACATCGAGGCTGATACCCTGATCCGGTCGCTGGAAAGCGTGCGTCTCACCACTCCCCAGGGCGAGGTGGCCATGGATGCCCATACCCACCATGCCTGCGTCAATACCTATCTGGCCTGCTGCCGGGCCGACGGAACCTTCCGCATCGTGGACTCCTTCGGACAGATTCCACCCCAGATTCCGGAACGCTATCGGGACTTCGGCAAGCTCCACGAATCACCCCTCTCCCCCCAGGTGGCCGCGCGTCTGGTGGAAGAGGTTGCCGCCGCCAAAAACAAGATCGGCAATGCCCAACACATCCTCTCCTTCGTCGATACCGCGGTTTTGGCCACCGACGCCGGCGGCGTGATCCTCGAATCGAATCGGGGAGCCCGCACCCTCTTCGGCTACAGCTCCGAAGAGATGCTGGGCATGCCCATCCATTTTCTGTTGCCCCCCCATTTTCGCAAACGGCATCAGACCTACATACAGCAATTTCTGGAAAGCCCCGAATCGGAACGCCGCATGTCCGAACGCGGCGAGGTGACGGGGTACCGCAAGGACGGCAGCTTTTTCCCGCTCGAAGCCTCCATCGCCAAATTTCACGACGGCCAGCAGACGATCCTGGTGGTCACCATGCGGGACATCACCGAACGCAAACGCGCCGAAGAGGAACTGCTGCGCCGGGCCACCCACGACTCCTTGACGGGCCTGCCGAACCGGGCCCTGATCCGGGAGCGTCTCAGCAACGCCCTGCATCGTTCCAAACGCCAGGGCAGTGCCAATCTGGCCCTGCTGTTCATCGATCTGGACGGATTCAAACTGATCAACGACACCCACGGCCACGACACCGGTGATGCCTTGTTGAAGGAGGTGGCCCACCGCCTTATGGAACAGGTTCGCCCCGGTGACACGGTGGCCCGTCTGGCCAGCGATGAATTCGTCATCCTCTGCGACCACATCGAACATCCGGAAATGATCTCTTCCCTGGCGCAACGCCTCAACGAAGTGCTGCGTCTGCCCATGGTCTGCGGCGACACCCCCCTGATCGTCACCGCCAGCATCGGCGTGGCCCTGGGACAGGGATCGACTCACACGGCGGAAGAGCTGCTCACTTCCGCTGATACGGCCATGTTCGCCGTCAAGCAGAAAGGACGGGACAACTGGCAGTTCTTCAACGAGGAGATGCAAAGCCTGGCGGTGCAACGGCTGGCCATTCACCAGGGTTTGCGACTCGCGGTCGAACACGGGGAGCTGCACGCCCTCTTTCAACCCATCGTGGAGGCCCGAACGGGAAAGGTGAAGGGGGCGGAACTGCTGTTGCGCTGGAGACCTCCCGAAGGGGAGGTCTCCCCGGCGGTCTTCATTCCGGTTGCCGAAATGAGCGGGGCCATTCTCCCCATCGGTACCTGGGTCTTCCGTAAAGGGTGTTACGCCCAAGCCGCCTGGCAGAGGCTCTGGGGCAAGGAGGCCCCCTATGTCTCCGTCAACGTCTCCGCCCGGCAACTCAACGATGAAAGCGTGGTCGGAACCTTTCAGTCCATTCTCAAGGAGAGCGGCGCCGATCCGAGGCGAATCCTCCTGGAGATCACCGAAAGCGCCCTGATGACCGACGTGGAGAGCAATCTGCGGGTTCTCAACCAACTGGCCCAACTGGGACTGCGGGTGGCGGTGGATGATTTCGGCACCGGCTACTCCTCCCTGGCCCAATTGACCCGCCTGCCCGTCAATGTTCTCAAGATCGACCGGGCTTTCGTCACGGGAATCTCCCGGGATAAGCGCAACCTGACCGTGGTTTGCGCCGTTATCGGCTTGGGCAAGGCACTAGACCTCAAGCTGGTGGCCGAAGGCGTCGAAACAGAGGAACAGTTGCAACACCTGAAAGACAATGCCTGCGATTTCATCCAGGGCTACTACTTTTTCCGCCCGATGGAGGAGACCGCTTTCCTGGAACTGTGTCGCAACGAATTCGACGCCATCGCCGAATGAGCCGCTCGCCACTCTTTGCGGACAGCCCCTGTTGCCCGGATGCGGCAGCGCTTGCGATCGGGGTTATACCTGTGCCAGGATGTTTGCGAATGGGAGCCTTGCAAAGTGGCCATGGTCGAGACGTTGTATATTTTAAATCCGTCGACTTTCAATATGTTATCTTTTAGAATGCAAAAAATGAAAATGTTCTATCCTTTGATTTTTCCATTTATCGATCATTCCGAGCCATTTCGTCGCGGTTATGCAATTGGTTCCTGATACATCCCTTTTTTAGAAAGGCCTCCGCCTTGATTCCTTCCTGGTTCCGGCAACCCGTCAAGACGATTTCGGACAGAGCGCGCCTGCAGGCTGGCGAGCGGTTGGATCAGTTGTGCAAACCTCCGGGAGGTTTGGGTATTCTGGAATACATCGTGTTGGAACTGGCGGGGATGCAGGATACCTGTTATCCCGAGGTCGATCCCTGCAAGCTGGTCATTTTCGCCGCCGACCACGGTATCGCCAAAGCGGGCATCTCGGCCTTTCCCCAGCCGGTCAGTACGGTCATTACCCATCGTATTCTGGGTGGACGCGCCGCGCCGGCTTTGTTGGCCGAATCGACCGTCACGCCGCTGGAGGTCATCGATTTTGGCGTGCAGGGCCCCCTGCCGGACCACGAAAAGTTGAGACGAGCCTCGTTTCGCAGTTGCACCGAGGATTTTCGCACCCGTTCGGCCATGTCCGCCGACCAGTTCTTCATGGCCCTGCACGAGGGCAAACAGGCAGCGGAGCGGGCCAAGGAGGCGGGCGTCCACCTGTTGATACCTGCCGATGTGGGCATGGACAACAACACCTCGGCCACTGCGGTTTTGTGCGCCCTGTTGGGGCTCTCTCCCAACAGCGTCACCGGTCCGGACGCCGGTCAGGACGAAAAGGCCATGGCCCGCAAGGTGACAGCCATCCAACAGGCCCTGGACCACCACAGCACCGCGCTGGGCGAGCCCATGGATGCCCTCATGCGACTGGGTGGTCTGGAAACGGCCGCCATGTGCGGCACCTTCATGGCCTGCGCCCAACTGGGTATCGCCGCTCTGGTGGATGGCTTCGTCGCCAGCGTGGCTGCCCTGGCTGCGGTTTCCATGCGCCCTGCGCTGCGCCCCTGGCTGCTCTTCAGCCATCGCACCGCCGAACCGGGACACTTTTCGGTTCTCAAAGCCCTGAACGCCATTACCATTCTGCAACTGGACCTGCGCATGGGCGGCGGACTGGGGGCTCTCTGCGCCCTGCCGCTGATGCGCAACGCCTGTTTGCTGCAACGTCACATGAGTACCTTCCAGCAGGCCGGCATTCCCCTGCCATGAACCCCCTGCCTCCCCCTGGAGCCACTGCGGTGGATCTGCTGCGCCACGGCGAACCCGAGGGAGGCGAGATGTATCGCGGCTCGCTGGACCATCCTCTGAGTCCCCTGGGTTGGCAGCAAATGCTCTCCGCCATTGACACGGTACCGTGCCGGTGGGATCTGATCCTCCACTCTCCCCTGCTGCGTTGCGCCGATTTTGCGCAAAATATCGCAAAAAAACGCGCCATTCCCTGCCATTGCGAACCCCGTTTCCAGGAGATGGGCTTCGGCCTCTGGGAAGGTCGCACCCGGGACGAACTCCTGGCCGGAGACCGGGAACGCCTGACCCGCTTCTGGCTGGACCCGCTGCACAACACACCCCCGGAGGGGGAACCCCTGCTCGACGTGCAACATCGGGTCAGCCAGGCCTGGGAGGAAATGCTGCAGCACTATGCCGACCGGGCCATTCTCATCGTGGCCCACGGCGGCATCATCCGTTTGCTCATGGCCCTCAACCTGGGCATGCCCCTGGAAAACCTCTCACGAGTGGTGGTGCCTTACGCCTGTCTGGTGCGTTTTCGTATCGACCGTTTCGGCCCCCATCGCATTCCCCGCCTTCTGGCCCACCTGCCCTTCGAATGAACCCTTGACACGTCCGCCCGCAGC containing:
- the cobT gene encoding nicotinate-nucleotide--dimethylbenzimidazole phosphoribosyltransferase, with protein sequence MIPSWFRQPVKTISDRARLQAGERLDQLCKPPGGLGILEYIVLELAGMQDTCYPEVDPCKLVIFAADHGIAKAGISAFPQPVSTVITHRILGGRAAPALLAESTVTPLEVIDFGVQGPLPDHEKLRRASFRSCTEDFRTRSAMSADQFFMALHEGKQAAERAKEAGVHLLIPADVGMDNNTSATAVLCALLGLSPNSVTGPDAGQDEKAMARKVTAIQQALDHHSTALGEPMDALMRLGGLETAAMCGTFMACAQLGIAALVDGFVASVAALAAVSMRPALRPWLLFSHRTAEPGHFSVLKALNAITILQLDLRMGGGLGALCALPLMRNACLLQRHMSTFQQAGIPLP
- a CDS encoding response regulator; its protein translation is MNPASDQATLLIIDDQPTNIKVLNEVLKEDYRIIFAVRGDEGLELAREQLPDLVLLDVIMPEMDGHEVCRRLKLDDKTRDIPIIFITSLQVKEFETAGLLLGAVDYVTKPFHAEIVRLRIRNQLELKQHRDHLEKIVAAQTAQLRLAKEAAEAADRAKADLMMLFSHELRTPLNGIIGFLDLLSSTGLDRHQQEYVDTVNRSAQTLADMVEKILDLVGLELNESTPPRQPFNLEILLLEVVQRFAPIAANKGLELNLQVDFATLPPVTGSRNHLGKILGHLLDNAIKFSETGRIRLEVSLTERSGQLRFAVSDTGIGIEKGLQEVIFHSFTQGEKTLTRRHGGLGMGLAYCRKALSRLFDSELRVESEPGRGSVFHFEACLGAS
- a CDS encoding histidine phosphatase family protein, giving the protein MNPLPPPGATAVDLLRHGEPEGGEMYRGSLDHPLSPLGWQQMLSAIDTVPCRWDLILHSPLLRCADFAQNIAKKRAIPCHCEPRFQEMGFGLWEGRTRDELLAGDRERLTRFWLDPLHNTPPEGEPLLDVQHRVSQAWEEMLQHYADRAILIVAHGGIIRLLMALNLGMPLENLSRVVVPYACLVRFRIDRFGPHRIPRLLAHLPFE
- a CDS encoding EAL domain-containing protein: MFDSRKREPIRLGLMPPLTGIVALYGPEIVWSARIACEEINERGGVLGRPLELFIEDDGSLPQSAVTAAKRLVVEHRCAALIGNLLSNSRIAVANHVAEAYQIPYLNFSFYEGSISSRYFFHFAALPNQQIDRMIPWMGKHHGVKMFFAGNNYEWPRGSIDAAKRILRKIDGDVVGEEYLPIGATSAEIEALLDKVARSGADCFVPYFAGADQIALLNRFAEVGLKERMAVVMGHYDEVMVSHLSPKVREGCYSSNTYFMSVDTPENKLFLERLSRYPGIDALWPLGRGAVSNFGEGTYLCVKAFAKAAETGGNIEADTLIRSLESVRLTTPQGEVAMDAHTHHACVNTYLACCRADGTFRIVDSFGQIPPQIPERYRDFGKLHESPLSPQVAARLVEEVAAAKNKIGNAQHILSFVDTAVLATDAGGVILESNRGARTLFGYSSEEMLGMPIHFLLPPHFRKRHQTYIQQFLESPESERRMSERGEVTGYRKDGSFFPLEASIAKFHDGQQTILVVTMRDITERKRAEEELLRRATHDSLTGLPNRALIRERLSNALHRSKRQGSANLALLFIDLDGFKLINDTHGHDTGDALLKEVAHRLMEQVRPGDTVARLASDEFVILCDHIEHPEMISSLAQRLNEVLRLPMVCGDTPLIVTASIGVALGQGSTHTAEELLTSADTAMFAVKQKGRDNWQFFNEEMQSLAVQRLAIHQGLRLAVEHGELHALFQPIVEARTGKVKGAELLLRWRPPEGEVSPAVFIPVAEMSGAILPIGTWVFRKGCYAQAAWQRLWGKEAPYVSVNVSARQLNDESVVGTFQSILKESGADPRRILLEITESALMTDVESNLRVLNQLAQLGLRVAVDDFGTGYSSLAQLTRLPVNVLKIDRAFVTGISRDKRNLTVVCAVIGLGKALDLKLVAEGVETEEQLQHLKDNACDFIQGYYFFRPMEETAFLELCRNEFDAIAE
- a CDS encoding PAS domain S-box protein, with the translated sequence MLPESTRSTLLIIDDQPANITALSGILKAEYRILFATSGREGLNLAWEQQPDLILLDVVMPEMDGHEVFRQLKDHDTTRETPLIFITSHQSREFEAAGLLMGAVDYITKPFHPEIVKLRVRNQMELKRHRENQQHMMEKLRQSEEMRRLIIDNTPCGIVATDEKGRIQVFNTAAENLFGYSKEEAFGRNALEMVPTNLQQLTCEIFRSFLKADNLSTLGLIPFEMEAVRHDGVVFPVRMAINPVKTADGTSYVGMIVDISGEKRLFEEVARLEKTIIESAPFGIIVADDELSIRMFNAAAEILFDYQREAIIGQSVISLLPLSLYETFEKGVAHYRALGELPFPEGLFFEVRAKRRNGQEFPARLAVNRMEIASHASFVAMVVDITEEKRLLSELVQSEKMAGLGGLVAGVAHEINTPVGNGVTAISELQDRLDAFIRLADEEGLSEEELKDHLASTQRLVRLARINLERATELMRSFKSVAVDQSSEQLRTFKLRAYVESAITTLHHRLKNTRISIMILCPQDLEIRSYPGAISQIVINLIENALLHAFPGDDYGLITLTFTRMGERLHFTYQDNGQGMTEEIRQRIFEPFFTTRRDHGGSGLGMHIVYNLVTSTFGGTISCQSSPNQGVTIQIDMPMHMR